Genomic DNA from Mus musculus strain C57BL/6J chromosome 11, GRCm38.p6 C57BL/6J:
agaccagggggTGGATCCGCCAGCCCAGTCCAACTATCCTGGTTCACTGTGTGACAAGGACTCTGACCTGAAGGCCCAGGCCCGTGTGCCTTATCCACTTGTCCCACCCTGAATCCCCATAGCATCGGTAGTCTCAGTCTTTCCCACATGCTGCCCAGggtagagattcacctgcctgaATTCTCAGCAGGAACGGCAAAGATGTGTTATGGGTTCCACCGAGGTCAATTAGGGAGTAGAACGACAGAGTGGGGCTTGGGAGGCAGGCTTGGCTTATACAGGCTGACTGGCCCTGGCTTCCCAGTTGTTTAAGGGGCTCCCAGATACTCTCACAGCTGGTAGGTCACGACCTAATTTGTAAGGCATTAGAGTCCATGGAGGGTGTGGGTAAGGATACTTTGCTTCCCTGTGATACAGGGATCACCCTGAACAAAAGCCCCCAACATTCACCATTCGAATCCTGTTTAGgaatctatctctgtctgtcagtctctctctatctcttgtatctctctttgtgtgtctctctctgcatgtctctctctctgtgtgtctctgtctctgtctctctctctgtgcgtttgtgtttgtgtctgtgtgtgtctctctctctctctctctccatagccttgtctgtcctggaactcactctgtagaccaggctgaccttgaactcagagatctaagtacctctgcctactgagtgctgggattagagatgtgtgccaccacacccagcaggaaTCTCTCTCTTAACGGTTTAAGGAAGAGCAGGTTGAGGGTGTCCCTGTTCATCAGAAGGGTGGGTTGGATCCTCTTTCTCCAGCAACTGTTTCAGGGCCCCAACTAGGCCTCCAGAGGGAAAGGTAGAGTGACTAGGGCAGCCACTCCCTCTCACAGTTTTATAAGCCCACAGGTACCACATTCGGATGTCACCGTAGCTTACGgaaccacacccacccacccagctccGAGAGATGATATCACGAAGATCTCTGGTGTCAGGCACATTATTTATTCCACAGGAGGATGGGCTGTAGGCTTTGGGTGATCCTTGGAATGGGAGAGAGAAATGGCATTCTGGCAACTTCTTCAGGTGTCAGTGTGAACCATGGTCCTCCTAGACTCCTCTTGAAGCCAGTGTGTTCTGAGTCCATTTGCAGATTCCAACAAGTCTCTGCTTTCCTGTCCCAAACATGGGGACAGATCCCACATGGCACTCCCAGAAGCCTTGGGTCAAGTCTATCCCCAGAGAACTCCTTACTCCATGTCACCACCCTATTGTCCTTCCACCCCAGGCCCTTCAGCAAGAGCTGGGGACCAGGGGCTAGAATGAGAGGTGGTATTGATGGTCCAGCTTCAGACGCTGGCCGGGGTATCCAGGAAGCAGGGAATGGGCTTGTGAGCCAGGCGGTTTGGAAGCAGTGAGGCCCAAGAGTTGAGCAGGATGAAGGTGACCCTCATTCCTGGCCTGGATGCTCTCCTACCGACCACTTTACCTCCCCTGTCCGAAGAGTCACTATGTCTTCATAGGTGGCTGTCTGGTCAATGTTCAAGCCCTAGAAACATGAATTGGAGGTCAGGTCTGGGCCACATTCTAACTATCACAACAGAGGGTGAGCATCGCAGCTCAGAGCTGCTAAGCAACCCTCTCCCTTACCTCATAGGTGTGATCTTCCTCCATCCCAGCCTTGCCGTCATCCTGCAcaatggggtggggagggaatgcAGTTCAGAGGGTTAGTGTCTTCCATCTCTGTCCCCTGACAGGCCAGGGATGTGGGTCTGGGTGGGGACGAGGAAGAAGGAGTCTCCAAGACCAAATGAGTGAATGAACAGGGAGCCAATGGACAGGACTTGGGGCTGGATGAGTAGCCAGAGTCTCAGAATATGGAGACCCTGCCCATGTCCTGTCTTCCCTGTGCCAACCTCCCAGCCTTCCCAaggacccccctcccccagctcctgtGGGCACCTTGTCAAGTAGCAGGAAGATGGGCACAATGATGAAGAGGATGATGAGGAGGGTCTGGATCAAGATAATGCCATCTTTCAGTGTGTTCCGCCGCTTCAGTTGGTCCAACGTGCTGAATCCTGGGGGAGCAGGGGAGAAGGGCAGGGCATAAGACTGGCGTTGAAGGTTAAACATGGTGGATCTTTGGACACCATCAGAAACTACTGCTTAGCAGCTCTCCTGGGGACTCTAGAATCATAGCCACTTCCCCTGGTAGGTAGGCTGAGCTGGGGAGTGGGTGTGGATGGCTACACAATCTACCTTGCACACACCTAAGACTAGAAGTTCCGTGCCACAGCTGTCGGTGACATTATGGTTGGCGCTGTCACATTTCTGCTTGCAGAAGTAGATACCATTATCCTCGTACTGGATGTTTTGGATAGTGAGGGTGTAGACAGAGCCATTCTGGGTCTGCACAATGCGTCCCTCTTCTGAGACCAGTTCCTGGGGCTGCTGGCTCCCTCGCTTTCGGAACCAGGTCAGTGCACCTGAGTGGTTTGTGTAGCAGTGAAACTTCACCATGGAGCTCCGCTTTTTGGCTGCAAACCTCGGGTGCTGCCAGATCTGGGAACAAGGGCTTCCTGCGGACATATCAGGGCAAGGTTCAAAATCAGGCTTAGCGTCTTCCTGTAGCCTATCTCACGTGTCTGGGGCATCAGGTTCATGAGGCAGTCAGTAGAGGTATGAGAAGGTAAAGTCTGTGAGAGGCCTCATACTAAGCCACTGGTGTACACCTCTTCCTGATCTAACCTCTGTCCAGTTGTCTTTCATTAAGGAGAATTTTGGAACCTTTCCATTGCTTTTATGTTCACTGGAATGGCCTCACATGCAGGACAGCCTTTTGACCTGGTTGGGTACTTTTAACTCTTTCCTCTACACTTTCCTACACCCACTCCAAATCCTCCAGGTCTGCCCACCATCCCCAGGGTGATAAAGGTCGAATCCTTAGCCTGTCACCCGAGGCCCACCTCCCTTACCCTTCTCAGGGACCCATGCCTCTCAGAGTTCGGGCCTGAGAGGTTTGTTGGGTTTCTAATAAGACAGACCCAGGCCTTTGGCCTTGTGGGCTCCCCTCTAGCACTGTCCTGCTCTGATCCCCAACCTCTGCTTGGTTCTGGCCTTCAGTGGCCAGGGCTGGAGCACACTAGTCTGATGAGAGCGACAGCTGTCCAGCAATGGAGCCTTAATGAGGCCTTGAGGAGGTGTAAATATGGGCGCTCTAGACAGGGAGCTCCAGGCAGAGATAGGGCTGTGTTAAACAGACCCATTTGTCCCAGAAGTGGTGGCTGAGGCAACTAACCTTGGAAATTCAGTGGCAGGTCACTGCTTGTCATTGCTGGTACCGGCTCACCTGGAGGGTGGAAGGAAGTGGGCAGGGCTAGGTCAGACCTCTCTACCCTCAATTGATTGCCCCACCCATAACCCCTCCACATTCCCAGAGCTACTTCCTCCTTCCGGGACTACAGCTTCAAGCCCCTTTAGCTCCCCCGCCCCCGTCCCTGTACTGGAGAGGCAGAAATAAGGTATGGGTACTGGAAATCCCATACCCAGGCCCCCTGCTGCCTTTGATCATCAGGCTGGCCTGTTGCTTCTGTGGAAATGAGAGGGAATCCACAACCAGCAAGGCTCTCCCAGTCTTTCCGGCAAAGAGAGGACAATTCCTGGAACACACTATATTCCAGGATATAGGGAAAGAGCCTTTTCTATGCAGTACCCTCAGGGCCTCTTCCTCCTGCAGCCCCccgccccaacacacacacacacacacacacactcttccagGTCATAGCTGCCCATGAGATTAATTAGCCCCTTGTACCAAGCTCAACCTGATACCCTCCAGGCTGGAAAGGGCTGGGACACCTTTGACCCTGAGCCCACCATTAAAACCCACAAACTGGGCACAGGACAGTTAGAGGGAGACAGACAAGAAGCAGACAGCAAAATGCAAGAGGCTGAGCCGAGAGACCGAAATGAGACAGGGAATGGAGCCGACCGGCCGACTGACGGTCCTGTCTCAAAGCCAGCGAGCCTATCGTCTGTCACATAAGTCATACctgagaagagcagcagcaggaacaaCAGCCAGTGGCAGGGCATGGAAGACAGCACCAGTGTGGCCATGGTCACTGCTCTGTCTCTGAGCCCAAGGAGGTTTGGGGGCGAAACATGTAACTGTatgtcagcctgggctgcagctTGTCTCCTCTCCGCCTCTTCCCCATTAGGCCCCTTCCTGCCATGCAAATTGAGACCCAGGGGAGGCACCATCCCTCCAGGGACCCTATGGGAGGGCAGCTTCATCAGCTGGTCTGCTAGGACTCGAAGGGTGGTCCTGCCTGGGTAGCACAGCTTTGGGTTCTTGAGAGACCCCCTGGGAAGGGGTTGCTCCTGAATCTTCTAGGGACAGCCAGTGTTTCTAACTCCCTCTGTCCCACTGTGGGTCATCTCTTAGGTCAGCTGGTCTCCTGTGGTTGCCTTGCTCTGGAAGAGTGGGCCTGGGGAATTTAGCTAAATGCACACCAACCTTCTCAAtcagcagttttcaacctgtgggtggcaACTGCACacatttctgatggtcttaggaacccccaaccataaattaatttttgttgctacttcaaaactgtaattttgctactgagaggtgtctcagttcctaagaccattggaaatatGTGTTCTCTAATGGTGATGACCCACCGGTTGAGAACTGTTACTTAAATGAATCTGACCTTGACTCCTCTGCCCTGGACAACCCTTATCTAACTCTAGGAGGAGATACAGCAAGGACAGACAATTCAGGAGACATACTCACACCAGGCTCCTGGAGAGGTCCAGAGTAGAACTTCTTGGAGTACAGGAAGCCATGTCAAAAGTTGGCTCTGTGGGAAGGGAGCCATAGAGGTTCTTGTGCAAAAGTATGCcaacaaatagaagaaaatacagCCCAGAGTCGGGTGGTGGTGagtcatgcctttaatcctagcactcgggaggcagaggcaggtggatttctatgagtttgaggccagtctggtctatagagtgagtttcaggataggcagggctacacagggaaatcctgtcttggaaaaagaaggaggaggaagaggaagaggaaggggggaggaggaggaagaggaggaggaagaagaggaagaagagaaagaggaggaggaggaagaggaggaagaaaatgaagtctAGGCCCTCAACACAGCCCTCTTCTTCTTGTATAAGAGTTtgctgtggggctggtgagatggttcagtgggtaagagcacccgacttcttttccaaaggtccggagttcaaatcccagcaaccacatggtggttcacaaccatccatgacgagatctgacgccctcttctggtgtgtctgaagacagccacagtgtacttacatataataaataaataaatcttaaaaaaaaaaaaaaagagtttgctgTGGGCTCCCAAAGGGGCTGGACTTAAGTAGAAACCACTTAGGGAAAACCCACCACTTAACCATCATGGTTGAAGGGCCTTTTCCAGAGAATTCTGTGGGATGTTGAGATAATTGAAGTGCTGTGTATAGGAGTCCTGAGCTTGAAGGGGGATGTGGGCTGAGATGGGCGAGCCCTCTGCTTCTGCAATGAAGGCTCTTTGGCCCTACCTTGACAGCTGGCAAGACCTTAGGAGAGACCAGAGCGTTCAGGGATTCATCTGAGCATTCAGGGGTTCATCCGAGCTTAGCTTTGTGTCCTTGCCCAGGGTCTTTGCAACTCTTAAAACCTTGGGTGATATCCTTGTCCAAGGTGAAATCGACACAGCTACCTGTGGCAGTCATGTAGATCCTAACCTGTAGCCTAAccccctctgagccacctcttactagcttctttctctttcttgtcttcCAGTCCCCAGGAAAGACAGATCAGATATTGAGTCTTCAGTAGCCTCTGTTGACACCCACTGTCCCCACAGCCCATAGGCAGCCTCTGTGGCTGGCAGAGTAGCCCAAATTTGAAGAGTAGCAGTTCCCTTCTTCCTTCAGCAGAGTTGGAAGGTGTGGTAGGGTATCTGGACACTCCTACCCCTGTCCTGAGTTTGTATCTCACTTGACAGTGTCAGGGTAAGCTACTGAGGGAGTAATGTAGGCATAGGTTCTGGGCTATGGATATTGGGGATAAGAGGGTTAAATTTGTATCTGAGAAACAATTCATTCTGGGCAGTCCCAGatgttttttattctttccagATGTTCCCAGTGGAAACAAAAATTCTCTGAAAAGGTGTCACAGGAGAAACAGTAAATGTCACCTAAGGTCAGGAAGGGAATTCTGGGCCCTTCCCTGGCAGTGAGACAAAATCAAGGGTCCCCCCTCTTGATAGACTGGACCCCTCTGAGGATCTAGTGACGGAAGCCTTAGTTGGCTGTGGGGTTAGGGAACCTCAAGGTTGAAAGGTTAATAGCCACGTTTTCAGGGGGGACACACACGTGTCACCCAGGCTGTGTGCTTGCTCAGGAGGTAGTTCTGGGGCTCAGGTAAGTAAGGGAGGGCACGAGGGGTTGACAGGGGGTGGCTGACACCAACATCCTTTGTAGGAGGGATGTTGATGTGCCCTTTGGGTTTCATCCCCATTCATGCTAAGGAAGGAGGCAAGGGGGGGGCACCCCTGGAGGGTTATTTGTCACAGTTGGGGCCATGATGTTCCCTTGCTAGTGACCGCCTTGTCCCAGGGTTATGACACCTGTTCCTTCCTAGAACAAGAGGTCTGTGTAACCCACCCCCGCCTCTGCCCTGGGTTGTCCGAGCTACATACCCCAACATCTGGcaacctctcccctcccctttccagaAAGATAGCATTAAAACAAGATGAGGAAGACAGGGGAGGGACAGGTGCTCAGGTGTATGGCGAGGAGTCACAGACTCCAGGATGGAAGCGGTTAGGAAGAGTGAATGAGAAGGACTCAAACTCTCCCACTCTTGCCTGAGTATCCTGTGCCTGCAGATCTTGGTTACCAGGAGAAAGGGCTGTGGAAGGACAGGGGGCTCAGATTCAAGCCCAgagttcctgtcctgtcctggcttccccaAATTCACCATCCCCGCTTGTTGCCATTGCTGGCTTCCTCTTCCCTCAACCCTCACCCATATGGAGGTTTAAAGGAGACCACAGCCAGAGGCACCGGGTGAGGGTTTATTataagaactgtacaaagaagcTTATCCAACAGCCTGGAGTCAGGCTGTTTCCCACCTAGACAAGGTGGGAGCTGGGCTCACTCAGCAGAGGGTTCACCGCCAGCGACAGCAGGCTCTGCTCACAGATCTTCTTCCACAGTGACTCTTACAGTTGGTGGAGAACATCAGACCTTATAGATTCCTGAGGCTCTGAGGGCCAAGCCAGGCTGGGCCAGTGTGGGAAAGACAGAGTAGCTGGGTTCTGGGCAAGGGACTACTGACTCCCACTGCAGGGACCTTCTGAGGGGACAGTCAGTACCACAGGAAGGAGGACTCAACTCCTTCTACACAAGAGAcatgggaaggagaaggggggcgAGGCCATGGGTGTtgaggagaaactgagaaagggggagacagaatctcagaagagggagccagagggACATCCAGGTGAGGCAGGGAGGCCTGAGCGAGCAGGGTAAGCAAGGAGACCCATGGCGCCCACATATGTGAATGCACGTGCGCACACATCTTGTTTTTACCACTTCCTGAGTTTTACCCAAACTGTTTatgagaaacaagaagaaaaagaaaaggaatttagGCCAGAAGGCGACTCAAAGCTCAGATATGTGTTCCTCCGTGTTTACTCCCGCACAGGAAAATGCCCTTTCCCACATTTAGGGATGCTTAGATGAACAAATGGGTGGAGAAGGCAAAatgtttatattctctctctctctctctctctctctctctctctctctctctctcacacacacacacacacacacacacacacaaacattcacagacacatgcatatctgcagacacagtggctcacacacatacagtcgTGCACAAACTCAGGATGAGCTCAGGCTCACAAGCACAgatgtgcaggcacacatacaaGTGACTGCTGAATCCAGAGACCCCTGAGCAGGACCCTCATCCCCTCTTCCAAGTCTGGTCTCTGCTCTCTGAGCCTGGCGAAGTCAGATCCTGGTGAGCAGCGCTAAGCACATTGGCTTTCCtcttggcagtggtggcgcaagcctttaatttcagcacgtgggaggcagaggtgggcggatccctgagtttgaggctagccagatctacagaatgaattccaggatgaccagggatacacagagaaaagaaaccctgtctcagggggaaaagTGGCTTTCCAGGTAGCAGGAAGACTGAGACCGAGTCTAGCGAGCCTTCTTACTGCACGCCCCAGCATCAACATATCTCCCCGTGTGCTGAGTTCTAACATTCTCAGAGTCACttgaggaagcagagaagggacAGGGAAGAGATGGGCAGAGATTAAACAGGAAGAAGGAGGTCTCTCGGGCGTGATGGGGCTCCCATGAGCCCTGGCGGTCAAAGGAAGAAGGCGTGGAGACAAGGAGGAGGGAACAGACAGAGTCTTATTAGAGAGCTTCCAACCTGACCTCAGGCAGATGTGGGTGCTCAGGCTCAAGTGCATGAATGCAGCTGGCAGGACCCAGCCTGTGTGACCCATCCATGCAATCTAGAGATTCCTCAGGACAATCCTTCCACAGTTCTTCCCCCAGGGGCCAGCCAGGGGAGCTGTCCACCGGCCTGGATATGACTGGGCGAAAGGTTTCAGAAGTCATGTTTCCAGCCTGATACATCCGGATCCAGCGGCCAATTGACTTGGTGCAGCAATTTCTGTACCAGAACCGGTTCCCCTTTTCAGGGCATTCCTGAGCCGgcgaggggtggggggagctgtgTCCCAGAATCATGGGGGTGAGAGGAGTAGCTAAGCTCTAGGGTCAGTGTAAGTTTGGGGGTTAAAGTTTGTCTTTGTCCTGGCTAGAGCTGGGGGACCTGGGCTCTTAAAGTAGTGACAGGAAGGTGACCAACCCCTTCATACCAACAGTATTCCCCCTGGCCGAGAGAATGTTAGAGCATCGTAAAGATTAAATCAGGAGGCGGGATCTTCAGAGCCACCTGACCCTGAGCACAATCTCCATTTCCCTCAGCCCAGGTGTCAAGCCCTGTAGAGCCCCACCCTCCTCCATCTCAAAGCCCCGTTCCCCAACTCTGCATGCAGCCTTGATGCTGCTCTCTAGACAAGAGACTCTTTGACCCCTGGGCGCACTGTCTGCCcttgtggtggtgatgatggtggaggaggagaaggaggaggaggagtcagggCAGTGTCCGAGCTGCTGGGGGCTGTGACCTCCGTGGTGGGTCCAGCATCCTCTGttgagtctttctctttctccccctggCTCTGCACACCGTTGTCCTCTTTCTCAGAGCCATACATCTTGTTCATGGTGTTGGCAAGCAATCCCTCCTTCTCAGGGGCCCCATCGCCATTGCCTTCCTGGCTGTGGCGGTACATGTAAGAGGCCTGCTTCACAGAGCGCTGCAGCAGATGGCGGCGGTAAGCCCTCTGGATTTTGATAGCACAcacctcctcctgcttcctcttgagggtggtggtgatgggCTCATAGGAGACCTTGGAGGGGTTAGCTGCCATGAACTTCTCCTCCATGGTCTGTTTGAGAGCATCCATTTCCCCAGAGTCACCCAGTACCTCTTTGGTCAGGGCAAAGAGGATGTCCAGGCAGTGGATCTTGTCCCCGGGTACCATGGGCAGGTCTAATGTGATAAGCTTGATCTTATTGGGCTTGGCAATTTTCAAGGGCTCCTGCAGGGTGTCCACAAAGTCAGAAAGGCGGCTGTAGTCGATGAACTGAGTTGCATCGGGGTCAAACTTCTCCCAGGTCTCATAGAACATCTCGAAGTCATCCTCACAGAGGGGCTCACTGCTCTCTTCAGTGGCCACATTGAAATTCTCTAGGATGATGGCAATGTACATGTTGACCACGATGAGGAAGGAGATGATGATGTAGCTGCAGAAGAAACAGATGCCGATGGATGGGTTGCCGCAGTCACCCTTGATATTGGTGCCTGGGTTCTCCAATGTCGGGTCACAGTCTGGGGGCCCACTGTTGAGGATGGGGTTCAGAAGCCCGTCCCAGCCAGCTGACGTGGTGATCTCGAAGAGGCAGATGATACTGTTGCCAAAGGTCTCAAAGTTGAACATGTCGTCGATGCCCGACTCTTTCTTGACGTAGGCGAAGTTAGACATGCCGAAGATGGAGTAAATGAACATGACCAGAAAGAGAAGGAGGCCGATGTTGAAGAGGGCGGGCAGGGACATCATCAGGGCGAACAGCAGCGTCCGGATGCCCTTGGCCCCACGGATCAGACGCAAGACACGCCCGATCCGAGCCAATCGGATCACACGGAACAGTGTGGGTGACACAAAGTATTTCTGTATCAAGTCAGAGAGTGCGAGAcctacagagacaaacagaggcTCAGTCATGGAACTGGGGACATGGAGGGCTGGGGCCTGGCCTGGTGTGCTCAACCCTCTGAGCACGGCTTCTAGGGCTCTTAGGGGTGCAGGGGATTGCGGTGTCTTGACGGTTACAGGTGGGATATACTAAAAtggatggggagaagggaggagagagtagCCATGTGGCTTGTCCTCTTCTGTAAGAGGGGAGTGAGATGGCTTTGCTATGGAAAAGCAGAGCCGCGCTTGTTAAGT
This window encodes:
- the Cd79b gene encoding B-cell antigen receptor complex-associated protein beta chain isoform 2 precursor (isoform 2 precursor is encoded by transcript variant 2), with the translated sequence MATLVLSSMPCHWLLFLLLLFSGSPCSQIWQHPRFAAKKRSSMVKFHCYTNHSGALTWFRKRGSQQPQELVSEEGRIVQTQNGSVYTLTIQNIQYEDNGIYFCKQKCDSANHNVTDSCGTELLVLGFSTLDQLKRRNTLKDGIILIQTLLIILFIIVPIFLLLDKDDGKAGMEEDHTYEGLNIDQTATYEDIVTLRTGEVKWSVGEHPGQE
- the Cd79b gene encoding B-cell antigen receptor complex-associated protein beta chain isoform 1 precursor (isoform 1 precursor is encoded by transcript variant 1), whose protein sequence is MATLVLSSMPCHWLLFLLLLFSGEPVPAMTSSDLPLNFQGSPCSQIWQHPRFAAKKRSSMVKFHCYTNHSGALTWFRKRGSQQPQELVSEEGRIVQTQNGSVYTLTIQNIQYEDNGIYFCKQKCDSANHNVTDSCGTELLVLGFSTLDQLKRRNTLKDGIILIQTLLIILFIIVPIFLLLDKDDGKAGMEEDHTYEGLNIDQTATYEDIVTLRTGEVKWSVGEHPGQE